A window of Phaseolus vulgaris cultivar G19833 chromosome 4, P. vulgaris v2.0, whole genome shotgun sequence genomic DNA:
GACTTTTCGACCGGTGAATCAGAGGTTTTGGTGGAAAAACTGAAGGTCTGTGGTGAAATtgcgagtttctgtgaaggtttgctgTCGAGGTTGTGTTCTTGGAGTTCTTTGGAGTTTGCgaggttctgaccgattgattgctggatcgatcgttgctgAAGGAGGTGTTGTTCGTCGCTCATTGTGATCtgttaagttttcatgagaaagatgagaagcaaccgttcaagtccagttgcgcccgttgctgctgaaggcgccatgactatggctcagatggtggagattatgcgtgcgctgcaggcgaatgtggaagcctcgcgcatagagcaggctaggatgcatgaggacctggtcgcctctcaggccaggaatgaagagctcagcaaagtgactgaggaatTGTGCCAAgttcttcaggagcagagagggcgCCCAATcgttgaagaggtcgcgccgtcgttgccacctcgcgttttccccatgccttttgctcaggcgatcacagacacgcctatccctgcgagtgtggtacccgtgaaggttgctttcaccggcgtggaggatcctgaggcacatctcaccacgttccacacgcagatgatgctgtcaggaggctcagatgctgtgtattgcaagatgtttgtgagcacgctcaagggaacagcgctggaatggtttgtgagcctgcctactggccacataaccaatttccagcagttttcgaagcttttcgtcgagcagtacatagtgaacaaggcgccgcctcgagtgtcttatgacctgttcgacatacggcagtaccagggagagtccctcagggactacttaaatcgttttggggcgcagatggtccgctcgccggccaaggacgaagagatgttggtctacgccttcaaaaagggtgtgctgccgggacctttctgcgaggcactgatcagggctcaccccgccacgtttgctgaggttaggcgacttgtgGTGGCCCACATCGTCGATGAGAgcgaggtcgccgagaagagagggagcgtggcccctgccaggccacgtgcccagaccaggatccagccataGAGGGTACTGGAGGCAGcagcggccaagagggatcaaaggacccgccatccttatgatccaagaaaaaacaagggcaggggcccagggcgccccagggagtacacactagtacaaaatatgaaaacaacgaccctttatttagtgcggctttgcgcttaaacgcatttgtaaaaaatgcggtggcatttttgtaattaaattgatttacaaatgcggtatCAATTCAGAATGATTTAAAATGGAAAAGGGCCCGAATTAAGAAGTCGGACtaagttctgagcaatccggggttataatcgaaaaaattgtaagttatttttgttattttcaatttttttaaagcattaattatattaatgattgaaaatatggtttttgtgtactcttgcaggattccttggaatccgacggtaaatttgttgctgaaggtcgtcacgatatcctggttgaagcaattggacgacctgaacactctggtcgtgttcgtgccgctggacaaggggtcggaattaaactttattttggaggttcagaacgacagccatcctcctcctccaagaaggaaactcaaatgaagagtaagttacgtgaagaaataatggaggagatgagaaaggagactgatttgatgtggctggagatgaaaaaggagaatgatcgaatgcgacaagagtttttatcgcaacaagtttgtgctgagccgattgaaccccttgttagtcccactcccaagagcacaaaggggagttgtgcggctcctccaacatcaggggatgatatcaatgggcagacagaggattgtgagctactggtagtgggcggcaaacttcctcgggtggtggcacttggaaaagtctatacaaacgccaccaccttacataacgttcctctctcccctgatgtggcgaaggtaacagttgaaaaagtacgatttcctgaagctcgtgttccactaccttcagatgaggtaaccactgtggccgatgcatttcagacattcgttgcctggcccagagagctcattcgatctatgcccgaacctcatgtaataatttcgtttcattatattattttttatttatatttatatattacatataatttaatacaaatgttgtttatcttgtagaaaccttttcagccaccaagtccgaaaaagaagcgtgaggttccagttgacgatcctatggcttccctacgtctcattgctagtcagattggcaatgatccttttccagttccgtgggataatacattttttcaaatcaacactgaactgccactgatgatttacaacacagatttatcagaatttatatctgggaaacaggagctcaatataagtataattcaattttttatgatgtaagtatctttacctattattcaatttactttatgttaaattattattgattatgctttaactaaaaacttgtaggtttttgcatagagtctgtatcactgaggggaaggaaaatatgtatggattcgtagatcctgcatatactaatcccgttggaccaaactcaactgagactcaagcatacatcactaacatcctgaaaaaagagggaaaacaaatttatttatgcccttatattaatgagtaagtttaattatatgtcatcaattattattatttcatgttttaaatatttactaactcttttcaatgatcatataggcatcattggcagttacttgtcttatcaatggttgataagactgctgtgtggttctgttccctacacaagaagatgcccacaaaatttaaggatatcattgatatgtaagtatagtataaacttaactttgtatgttactaattaaccatctactaacgaggttttttgtattaaccagttcatggtgtggatataacatcctaaaaggtcgatccagttcaaataatttgaactacataagagtaaaggtttgtaatttttttctttctctattatcattgtttttcaatatactaacatattactttttattgaattatagtgtaataaacaaccaggaagctatgagtgtggctattacattatgcaatggatgattaccattataagactaggtgttaaaactggttggaaagaggtatatgttaaatcatttttataattcttgaacatatatatatctagaaactaatttatgtcatctttgcaatgcagttattcacagaagaaacaccaatgagtgaggaaggcatttcatatgttagagattcttggtccacatatttcattaatttttataactctagcataggtaaacaatagtggttttattatatgtaatttgatcacttgtaaatgtacattttgatgatttcaattgattactacatttttgtatttgtctggctgggtttgatcattatgcaggttatttaaatatatggtttctgcacaaaacagagtgtattttaaaaaaaaaatcactatttacaaatgcggtcatttaccaagaccgcatttgtaaatagtgaattcgcatttacaaatgcggtcttggtaaatgaccgcatttgtaaatagtgatttatgaatgcggtttttatcaagaccgcattcatatatcctaaaccccaaacccactccctaattcagaataatatacaaatgcggttacctaaaatgaccgcatttgtaaatgtgatttatgaatgcggtcatatgaccgcatttgtaaattccagatttacgaatgcgtgctgatcaaatgcggttctatgaccgcatttgtaaattgaaaatagccgcatttgttttacatATCTGCACTAGTGACAACcgcccgccaaagcataagtttgtcatggggctggcggacctgatcgccatcctcaatatagcagccagggtcaaggcgcctgagaaggtgggcgacaaggtgttgggaccaaagccagacgcctggtgcgaattccaccagggctttggccacaccgtggactcatgtttggcgttaggataccagctcgacgacctggtcaagagcgggtttcTAAATGACTACCTGTTGGACAGAAGGatggggggcgcgtcgagctcccagccggcgggtggtgaggctcagcagcacgagatgcccactcatggagagatccacaccatcgcgggaggtttctcgggtggtgcatgcaccgcgtcgcagaggaagaaatatgcgaggtccgtgatgacagtggacatgttcgaggaccactcgccagatgtggacatcacgttcacaagggaagatctcagggacgttgtgcctcatgacaacgatccaatagtcatctcgcttgtcacggcgggaaggaaggtccacagggtgctggtggaccaaggaagttcggcagatgtgatgttctggccgactttcacacagttgcagttgccccttgaccagctgaggccctatggagggtgcttgtatggtttcgctggcgatcaggtggaggtcagggggtatatagagttaagaactacattcacggatgaggcgggctcgagaacggagaaaatcaagtacctcgtcgtgaatgctccctcaggatataacattctgttgggcaaaccaacgctcaacagaataggagctgtgccttcaaccaggcacatgaaggtgaagttgccatcgatggaaggggtggtgatcaccatcaaatctgaccagaagaaAGCGAagaggtgctatgagaatagcctgaaaaacaagaggtcaatgagttacatcacaacgacgccgcctcccggtgtgaagcccaaacTAGCAGAGTGGCGAGTTGTTGGtgcggcgatggaggtggccgccggaggcgacgtcgccatgatggatgctgaggctgagggagagaacgcAGAGCGGGAAgaggaggcgaggaaccgcccagaggaagcgagggagctgggaatcgccagggcggtgatcgccagggaagctagacccaaacccgtcgaggaatggctcgagagggagatcgggggaaaggtcttcaagttgggaagatccttggaggctgagctccaagaccagatcgccaagg
This region includes:
- the LOC137836468 gene encoding uncharacterized protein, giving the protein MKSKLREEIMEEMRKETDLMWLEMKKENDRMRQEFLSQQVCAEPIEPLVSPTPKSTKGSCAAPPTSGDDINGQTEDCELLVVGGKLPRVVALGKVYTNATTLHNVPLSPDVAKVTVEKVRFPEARVPLPSDEVTTVADAFQTFVAWPRELIRSMPEPHKPFQPPSPKKKREVPVDDPMASLRLIASQIGNDPFPVPWDNTFFQINTELPLMIYNTDLSEFISGKQELNISIIQFFMM